The Synechococcus sp. BL107 nucleotide sequence CCGTTTGCATCCGTTTGCCCCTTTGGATCAGGCGTTGGGCTATCGCCATCTCGCCGACGATTTAGAGCGTTGGCTGGCGGCTCTCACCGGTTTCGCTGCTGTTTCATTGCAGCCCAATGCTGGCTCTCAGGGTGAATACGCCGGTTTGCTGGTGATCCGTGCCTGGCACCGCTCCCGCGGGGATGACCACCGAGATATTTGTCTGATTCCCACCAGTGCCCATGGCACCAATCCCGCCAGCGCTGTGATGGCAGGCCTCAAAGTGGTGGCCGTGGCTTGCGATGCGGAAGGCAATATCGATCAAGACGACCTTGCGGCGCGGGCAACGGAGTACGCCGATCGTCTTGCGGCCTTGATGGTGACGTACCCCTCAACCCATGGGGTGTTTGAAACCGGGATTCGCCATATCTGTGAGGTGGTTCATCGCCACGGCGGTCAGGTGTACCTCGATGGCGCCAATCTCAATGCGCAGGTGGGTCTCTCTCGACCCGGAGCTTTCGGTGCCGATGTTTGCCATTTGAATCTGCACAAAACGTTCTGCATCCCCCACGGTGGTGGCGGTCCAGGGGTAGGCCCGATCGGTGTGGCGGCTCATCTGGCTCCCTTCCTGCCAGGGCATCCCTTTGAAGATCAAAAGGCGTCGGCCATCGGGCCCGTTTCTGCAGCAGCTTTGGGGAGTGCCAGCATCCTCCCGATCAGTTGGATGTATTTAAGGATGATGGGGGCGGATGCACTCCGTCAGGCCAGTGCTGTGGCGTTGTTGTCTGCCAACTATTTGGCCCACCGTCTCGATGACCACTTCCCAGTGTTGTTCCGTGGTGTCACGGGCCGTGTTGCCCATGAATGCATCCTTGATTTGCGACCACTGAAGCGAGATGCCGGCATCGATGTCGATGACATCGCCAAGCGATTGATGGACTACGGCTTCCATGCCCCAACCGTGAGTTGGCCGGTGGCAGGCACCGTGATGGTGGAGCCCACGGAAAGCGAAAGCTTGTCGGAATTGGATCGGTTCGCCGATGCCTTAATCGCCATCCGTGAAGAGGTTCGAGCGATTGAGACGGGGGCAATGGATGCCTTGAACAACCCTCTGAAGCGGGCTCCCCACACCATGGCTGCGGTGATGTCCGAGGTTTGGGATCGTCCCTACAGCCGCCAGCAGGCTGCATTCCCCTTGCCCGATCAAACCCAAAACAAGGTGTGGCCAGCCGTGGCTCGGATTGATAACGCCTATGGCGACAGAAATTTGGTCTGTACCTGTCCGTCGGTGGAAGCCGTTGCGATTGCGGCCTAATTCGTCGTCTTGGACTGGCGCTTTGTCTCTACAGGAAGTAAATTTTCACTGAAAAGCGAATTAATTAGTTGGATTTCACCAACCGCTCTGGCGGCTGAAGTCACACTATGCGGCAACTGATTCGTCTGTCGGGGGACACCATGGATCGGGACAACACCACCAATTTGGGTCTTGGAACCTTGCAAGGTCCAAGCCTTCCACAACTGCCAGAAGGCTTGGAATCAGCCTTCAACCGTGGCCATACGCTTTCCATCGAAGGCACGAACGTTGTTCGAGTGCCATTCGGAGTGAGGGAGGCTCGCCGAACTCGCCCTGAGCGGCCTGATCACTGGGCAACCCTGGTGATACCTCTGCAACCGATCGGAAATCCAACGCCACCACCAGCCGCCGCTTGAATTCAAGCGGCGTTGATCTCGGTGCTGTCTTTCGACAGCCTCCAGTCGAGTAGAGCTTTCACATCCGCTAAGGAACAGGATGGTGTCCGAAAGGGCAGCAATCGCATTGGGCTGCGTTCGGGACGCACCAGCCATCCTTTGTTGGTTTGTTCCAGTAGAAGGAATCCGCGGTAGCGGACGATGACCTCCTGACCAAGCAAAAATCCCATCGCTCCGGGAGTCAATTGATTGAGGTGAATCCATTTCAGGACACAACATGTGGCGTGCCAGTCAACCGCTGATTTTTTTTAGGATTGAACAGTTTGGGTTGTCATCTGTTGACAAAGCCGAGGCTTGGACTGCGTTCGCACTTGTTTTTTGTGGTACTTAGTGGCAGGAAGATTGATGTATTGCCGGATACGTTTTGTGGTTGCTCATTGGGCAGACACCATAGGTAGCGCTTTAGGTCAACCCATTAGCTCCAGTCCTGGCATCCTTGATGCCTGATCAGTCTCAGAGCTTCAATGGCCGTTGTTGCAACAGGCGTTGGAGGAGGTCGTCAATGCTGTCGTCGTTGGCGGGTTTGGCGTAATTGCTCAGCAATTGCCGGCCCACCACCTCTGCGCCGAGATGGGCGAGTTGGATCCGCATCGAGATCAATGCTTCCATGCCCCCCCCTCCGGAATGGGTCGCAATGGCAATGGGGCGGCCATTGAAGAGGCCCCGGAAGTCATCGCCTTGAACCGAAAGCCAGGCAATGGCGTTGCTGAGGCAGGGGGGGATTGACCCGTTGTATTCCGGAGCGCACATCACCCAGCGAGGTGTTGTGGCCAGTAACTCCTGGAGAGGGGCAAGGGCTGTTGGTATCCCGTGGGCTGCTTGGGCTCTTGGCGTGAACAGGGGAAGATCGAGCGTTGTGAGATCCAGCAGTTCTGCCCGTTGGCCGAGGCTGCGGGCGCTGGCTTGAAAGCGTTCGGCCAACTTGAGGTTTTCACCATTGCTGGCCGTGATCACCAATACATCGAGCGGTGTGTCTGAGTTCATGACGAGAATCTCGACGATCGACGTAGAAGTTTGCCCGTCACATTTTGGGGTAGGGCCGTAGGGCCATGGCCTCCGCAGCTGTGAGGCCGATCGAGTGGTGGCACCCCCGAGCCAAGCGTCAGGCCGTCTTCAATTCCGCTTCCCGATAGGGCACGAAGCTGGCTTTGCGCGCCCCGCAGATCGTGCAGCACCAATCATCTGGAATTGCTTCGAAGGGGGTGCCGGGCTCAATTCCGGAGTCGGGATCACCATCTTTGGGGTCATAAATCATCGAGCACACCTTGCAGATCCACAGGCCGGAGACAGGCTCATCGGCTTCACCAGCCTTCCCTCCTCCCTCTAAAGCCTTTAAGGCCACGCCATAGCGTTCCGCATGGTGCTGCTCGATGGGGGAGAGCAGTCCAAAGTTTTTAGCCGCCGTGTGGAAGGTTCCTGCGTGGTCCTTGGATTCGTCCACTTGTCCTTGGAACTCCGCCTCGGCCCCTTGATCGCGATCAGCGCGAGCTTGGGCAGCGAACTCTGGGTACATGGTCGTGTACTCATAGGTCTCGCCTTCTATCGCCAGGTCGAGGCACTGCTTGAGGATGGCGTTCTTCTGTTCGTCGTTGAGCTTGGCGGCATCACCGATTACCAGATCTGGGTGAAGTAAACGGAAATGGGCGAACGCATGCTCTGTTTCTTGCGCGGCCGTTTCGCGGAAGAGTTTCGCGAGCTCGTTATGGCCTAATTGTTTGGCGACATCAGCAAAGAAGAGGTATTTGCGATTCGCCATGCTTTCTCCTCCGAAAGCAGCTTCGAGGTTGGCTTGAGTGCCCGGCTTTGAAAGATCCATTGCAGTACGACGTATCAAATGACTCTATAGCAACTCATACTCGTTATGAGTTCGCCTTGGGTTTAGTAGTTGGCTCCGCTGCGCCGATGGTGGACTGCTGTTTGGCCTTGAGCATCAAATAGGCCCCCATGGTTCACCTCGGCGTAAATCAGCCAATGGTCGCCACATTCCATGCGTTGTTTCACGCTGCCTTCCAGCCACGCCAAGGCCTCCGGCAGCAGCGGTTGCTCGCCTGGGCTGGTTTCGAGTTCGAGGCCCGCGAAGCGATTCGCCCCCGGTTCAAACGGTTGGAGAAATTGCTTCATGGGACCGGTCTCCCGTCCTTCTGCCAAAACATTGAGGGCGAAACAGTCGCCTTTGTGCAGCAGAGCTTCGACAGCTCGATCTTTGGACACGGCCACGGTGATTCCAGGTGGTGTGAAGCTGGCCTGGCTGACCCAGCTGGCCACCATGGCACCGCTGAGATCACCTTTTTGGGTGGTCAACACGCATAACGACCCCAACACCCGTCCGAGGGCCAGAACGGCTGGATCGCTTCGGCTTTCGCTGAGCCCACCCGCACTGCGGCGTTGAGCACGTTTCTGAGCGTTAAGGAGTTGGCGTCCAAACCGTGTTCCGGTTTCTTCCAGTTCCTTCACTTTCGCGGTGTCGGGGCTGAATTTCACCCGAATCGGATCGAACCCAAAACTGAAGCCGCCATCGCGGAGCTTGGTTTCCAGTAGGTCGACCGCCTCTCCACTCCAGCCATAGCTGCCAAACACCCCAACAGGTTTGTTGCGGTCTCCTTCTGCCAAAAGTGTTCCAAGTGCCGACACGATGGGAGTTGGTGCGTGCCCTCCGAGCGTGGGTGAGCCGATCAAAATCGCATCGGCTTCTTTGATGGTGTTCACCAGTTCATCAGCAGGGGTGAACTCACAATTGAGGCTGTTCACACGAATACCGGTGCGGTTCACGCCTTGGGCCAGGGCATCCGCGATTGCTGCCGTGTTGCCATAGGCGCTGGCGAATAGCAGGGCCACGTTGAGGCTGGCCTTGTTTTGCCCTTCTCCCCAACGGCGGTAATCGTTTAACAAGCTGCGCCAGCTCGCTTCAATCGCAGGCCCGTGACCAGGAACCAAGGTGCGGATGTCTAGCTCCTCGAGGCGTTCCACGACTCCGTCGACTTGGCGCGCCATCGGAGCCATCAAGCAGTCATAGAAGTGACGTCGCTCCTCTTCCGTGCTGCTGCGGTTCGCTTCGGCCCAGGTGTCTGTACACAGGTGGGCGCCGAAAAATTTCCCGCTCATCAAAAGGCCGAGAGTGTCCTCGAAGGCCAGCAGACCGCCGGGCCAGCGGGGCGTTGGAGCCGGAAGCAGCAGCAGGGTGCGCTCGTGGGCGAGAGCCAGACTCTGCTCTTGGCGAATCACCCGCAGTGGCGGCAGCGGGGGCAGTGGCGGTTGTTCGGATTCTTCGCCGGGAGCTGCGGGTTTGCGTTGGCTCCAGAGCTCTTCCAGCAACTTGGCGCCTGGATTCGAGGCAATCAGCTCGAGCTTGGGGTAAACCTCAGCCAGGCTGCGCAGCAGAGCAATCCGGTTCGGGTTCACGTGGCCCACCACCACGAGAAGTGGTTGTTCTACGTCGCCCAGCAGGGTGTTGAGCTGCGGCAAGAACACGGAGCTGTAGGCCGCCCCTGGCGGATGGACGAGCACTGCAGCGGATCCATCTCCGGCTTCGAACAGCACGCTGTTGGCGGTACTGCCGCGCTCTAAGGCGTACTCCAGTTCGAAGCGATGGCGCTCAGGGCTCAGCCCTCTGAAACAGAGCACGCCAGTGTCGATGGGTAATTGGATTGTGCGACGCCCTCCAGCAGTGCTCACCACGCGCTTCCTTGATCGGTCTCAAATCTAGGTGGCATGAAGGCTGGGAATACCTGCGGTACAACCGTCATGACCAGCGATGCTGATGGCTCTGATCGCTGGTCGAGTTGTTGGAACAGGTTTTGACATGGTGCTTTTAAGGCTCCAAATCATTTGATTTCAGCGCTGCGTTAATCGGGCAAGTGTCAGTAGTGATTGCCCACTTTGCGGTGATGAACAGCGGTACTCCCGTCGGCATCGGCCACATTTCCCTGTTCCACGACGGCGTAAATAATCCAGTGGTCAGGACCTTCCATGCGTTGTTCAACGCGGCAGCCCAAGAAAGCCAGGGCATCGCTCAGCACCGGGCCTCCATCGGCGACGTCATCCAACACCGCGACGCCTGCAAACCGATCGGCGCCGGGGGGGAACCGCTTCAGGAAATGACGGAGCAGCGGTTGATGGTTGTCATCGCGCAAGACGTTGAGAACGAAGCGGTCTCCTACTTGCATGAGGGCTTCAATCGCTCGGTCTTTGGCGACGGCGACGGTGAGTCCGGGAGGGCTGAAGCTGGCCTGACTCACCCAGCTGGCCACCATGGCGCTGCGTCGCTGAGACTCGCCGGATCCCTGGCTCGCGGTCACCACATAAAGGCCACCACTCACCCGGCCCAGGGCCTTATCGAGATCGCCATCCAGGCTTTTCATCGCTGCAATGGTTTTCTCCTTGGTGAGCAGCTGGCCGAGGTCGGTTCCTGATTCTTCGCAGCGCTGGTAGTCGCTGCCTTGCGGTAGTTGACGGATACGCAGTGGGGCAAAGGCTTGTTTTTGACCTTGGCTGCGGAGTTGGTCTGCAACGGCGTCGATCGGTTCGTCATTGCCGCCGAAGGCGTCGTAAACGCCAACGAGTTGTTTGGGGTGTAACGCGGCAAGAAGCGTGCCAATCGCGGCTTGCACATCAGCATCCGGTTCTTCAGGCCATGTCGGCACCACCACGGCCTTGGCCTCACCCACTAAAGCCGTGAGTTCCTGTGGATCGGTGGCGCGTAGATCCACGAGCTGCACTTGAGCGTCGGCTTTGCCAATGCCATGGGCAATGGCCTGGCTAATTCGATCAGAGAAGCCGTACTGGCTGAGGTAACAAACCGCGGCATAGCTTTCACCCTTGCTGCGCTGACCACTCCACTCGCGGTAATCGTTGAGCCATTGGCTGAGGTGATGGCGCAACAGAGGGCCATGGCCAACAGCAACCGTGTTGATCTCCGGCAGGGAGTCCATGCGTTTCAACGCCTGCAAAACGCTGCGAGCGTTGGGCCCCATTAAGCAGTCGTAATAGAAGCGAAAGTCTGGAGCGATCGCGCCGGGATCACTGTCGAACAGTTCTTCAGAGCAGTAATGAAGTCCGAAGGCATCACAGGTGTAAAGCGTTCCCGTGCCGTGATCGAAGGAAAAAATCGTGTCTGGCCAGTGCAGGTTTGGGGCACTGAGGAATTCAAAGCGGTGTTGAACACCGCTGTCTGGATTGGTGCCCAAGTCCAGCTCTTCACCGCTCTTCACCGCTCTGGATCGGAACGGACGGTGCACTTGGTCTTGCAGAAATTGGATCGCTACTTTCGATCCAACAATTTCAATCTCAGGATTGAGGTCGATGAGGTCACCAATGAGGCCGGAATGATCCGGCTCGGTATGGCTCACGATCAGCACATCGATTGCAGAGGGATCGATTTGATCCTTCAGCAGCGGAATCCAGCTGTCCCTGAATTTGGCGTGGCTGCTATCGATCAGAGCCGTGCGCTCACCACGAACCAGAAAGGAGTTGTAAGTGGTGCCGTTGCGTAAGCCGAACTCGATATCAAAACGGCTGCGTTCCCAGTCGAGGGATCGAATCGTGGTTGTATCTGCGGCAATCGCTTCGCACTGAAGGCTCAAGCGCTGTGCGGTAGGGGCAACAACCATGAAACCGACCGTGACGGATTTCAACTCTAAGAAGGCTGTTGGCTCCGATGACGCAGAAGATGGCAGAAATCGCTTGTTCTTTATGGCGTCGTCGACGCTGCGTCAGAGCATTGG carries:
- a CDS encoding NADPH-dependent FMN reductase, coding for MNSDTPLDVLVITASNGENLKLAERFQASARSLGQRAELLDLTTLDLPLFTPRAQAAHGIPTALAPLQELLATTPRWVMCAPEYNGSIPPCLSNAIAWLSVQGDDFRGLFNGRPIAIATHSGGGGMEALISMRIQLAHLGAEVVGRQLLSNYAKPANDDSIDDLLQRLLQQRPLKL
- a CDS encoding rubrerythrin family protein, giving the protein MDLSKPGTQANLEAAFGGESMANRKYLFFADVAKQLGHNELAKLFRETAAQETEHAFAHFRLLHPDLVIGDAAKLNDEQKNAILKQCLDLAIEGETYEYTTMYPEFAAQARADRDQGAEAEFQGQVDESKDHAGTFHTAAKNFGLLSPIEQHHAERYGVALKALEGGGKAGEADEPVSGLWICKVCSMIYDPKDGDPDSGIEPGTPFEAIPDDWCCTICGARKASFVPYREAELKTA
- a CDS encoding diflavin flavoprotein; this encodes MVSTAGGRRTIQLPIDTGVLCFRGLSPERHRFELEYALERGSTANSVLFEAGDGSAAVLVHPPGAAYSSVFLPQLNTLLGDVEQPLLVVVGHVNPNRIALLRSLAEVYPKLELIASNPGAKLLEELWSQRKPAAPGEESEQPPLPPLPPLRVIRQEQSLALAHERTLLLLPAPTPRWPGGLLAFEDTLGLLMSGKFFGAHLCTDTWAEANRSSTEEERRHFYDCLMAPMARQVDGVVERLEELDIRTLVPGHGPAIEASWRSLLNDYRRWGEGQNKASLNVALLFASAYGNTAAIADALAQGVNRTGIRVNSLNCEFTPADELVNTIKEADAILIGSPTLGGHAPTPIVSALGTLLAEGDRNKPVGVFGSYGWSGEAVDLLETKLRDGGFSFGFDPIRVKFSPDTAKVKELEETGTRFGRQLLNAQKRAQRRSAGGLSESRSDPAVLALGRVLGSLCVLTTQKGDLSGAMVASWVSQASFTPPGITVAVSKDRAVEALLHKGDCFALNVLAEGRETGPMKQFLQPFEPGANRFAGLELETSPGEQPLLPEALAWLEGSVKQRMECGDHWLIYAEVNHGGLFDAQGQTAVHHRRSGANY
- a CDS encoding diflavin flavoprotein is translated as MVVAPTAQRLSLQCEAIAADTTTIRSLDWERSRFDIEFGLRNGTTYNSFLVRGERTALIDSSHAKFRDSWIPLLKDQIDPSAIDVLIVSHTEPDHSGLIGDLIDLNPEIEIVGSKVAIQFLQDQVHRPFRSRAVKSGEELDLGTNPDSGVQHRFEFLSAPNLHWPDTIFSFDHGTGTLYTCDAFGLHYCSEELFDSDPGAIAPDFRFYYDCLMGPNARSVLQALKRMDSLPEINTVAVGHGPLLRHHLSQWLNDYREWSGQRSKGESYAAVCYLSQYGFSDRISQAIAHGIGKADAQVQLVDLRATDPQELTALVGEAKAVVVPTWPEEPDADVQAAIGTLLAALHPKQLVGVYDAFGGNDEPIDAVADQLRSQGQKQAFAPLRIRQLPQGSDYQRCEESGTDLGQLLTKEKTIAAMKSLDGDLDKALGRVSGGLYVVTASQGSGESQRRSAMVASWVSQASFSPPGLTVAVAKDRAIEALMQVGDRFVLNVLRDDNHQPLLRHFLKRFPPGADRFAGVAVLDDVADGGPVLSDALAFLGCRVEQRMEGPDHWIIYAVVEQGNVADADGSTAVHHRKVGNHY